Part of the Uloborus diversus isolate 005 chromosome 2, Udiv.v.3.1, whole genome shotgun sequence genome, gaagtcccttgaatcaaggaaTGATGCGAATAACCAGAGAAAGACAGTGAATGTGGAATGGAGGAACAGCTTGGAGGCATGCCCATGCAAGAAGTTCCAGCAACACTAGGACCGCTGCTTGCACCACCAATGGGTGAGTATGGACTCATCATAGACAACTGGTGCTTTGAACCTCCGTGAGTCTGCATTAAATTATGTTCCTGGATGGCCTTTTGACTCATAGCTGTCTGAGCACCAGAGGGCCCACTGGTGACGAATGATGATAAAGTGGAGGATAAGATTTGCTGcaagaaataaaatgttatatTAGTTTCAAAGTAAAAAACTTACAGTATTTTCATTTTAAGTGTATGATTTTCAAGCAAAACAATTTTGTTTCAATGATAGCAGAATAAgtcaaaatgattaaaaaaaaaaaacttttagagtcTTACTAAAGCCTTAGGTCGTAGCTTTAGTAGCGACATGTCAGCGATCTTGTGGCTAGTAGatgcttttttttcccaatgTTTGCCATATTGatgtagcgtgttttgcttctgaTTGTGGTGCTTCTTGATTGTAGATTAACATGGAAATAATGAGAGACCACATTCAAGAAGCAAAACTACTTCACCATTACATATATAGAAataaagcatcgtttagccccaagatagCGGATGTGTATCTACTTtttctacgattcagggctttaggtGTGACAAATCCTttgtggcgaaaaaaaaaaaatacgttagatactattttttttcagaagtttcaCTGAATTTTAATATCAAATCTAAACAATAATTTAGTTGGTGCCTATTTTTTTTGTTAGCTTCGAAGATTCTACAGTTTTTATCAGTTTCTGCTTACGTCTTACTTGATTTACTACGTagaattagtttttacatttaCAGAATAATATCAAACATTATTAAACGGTTTACAAAGTTTGTATTTATATGATTGTTTTTCCTGATGGTGCGTCCCACAACTGTGTTAACGGGGGATGCCATTGCCTCACAAGAAGGTTAGACTGCTAAGAAAAACACAGCAGATTTGAAAGgtgaaaaaatatgcaaatacaaAGTTTATTATAAAATGTATGTCTTAAATGATTGCACCAACGGTTATAGATGTATGTTAATAATAATTTACCAGTGCATAAAAACGCATATGGGGGATAATTCATTGATAAAACTTCATGATCCAGAGTTATAATGATTTTAAAGTTATCCACCATACGCAGTGCTTAACacattattctttttaattttttaaacacttcaattgcATAAAAAGCAGTAATGCAATTTTCCTAAGTTTCTTCGATCTTGTAACACACAAAATAACAAAACGAAGCATCTAAGCTTGTGGCATCCACTGCCAAATATcaacattcattttcttttttaaaccaaaacaGAGCCCAAACACCTCTAAAAGTATTCATTTGTTATGAGAAAATGGAAGATTTCGTGACCATTACGAATTTTACGTGTACTAGTCACCAATGATGTCTGACGTGCACTGCAGTCACGAAGTAAACCCCTTACCGATCACTTCGATATCACGGCCCGTCaatatgattaaaaatttcaaagtgatcCTACGATTTCTAAAATTAGTAGTAAGAAACGCATTCCAGTCCTTCAGTAGCAATTGAAATATTAAACAACCTTCATAATTAATTTAACGCCACATGTATCTCTTCCTTTTTATTACCAAAACccatttttaagtacgaagtgaaGCATTAAGCACTGCTTAAAGCATCATTTTACAGCCAGAAGGAACTGTAAACCAAAAAGTATCATATCTTTGTTTTACCGCATTCTAAGGAGACACGTATCCTGAACGTGTTTGgaagaaacaagaaaaatttccCCCTTCTCGCatcaaaaatgcttatttttgcgAAAAGTGAGCAAATCTCTGCATTCCCTGGTGATAGTAGTATTTGCTTTATTGTTtatgatgcttattttatttcatttttctttatttttatctcgAGTTTTTCGTGAAGCAAAAACGATACATACGACGATATATTACACATTATAGCTTCTTTCACGATCTTTTTAGAAAAGTTTCTGTCTTTTTGTgagcaatttttcatatttactGATATGGACACTCTCTAatgtattttccaattttttttgaaatgcagtgTTGTGTGCTTAAGCAGGTACATTGCAGCATAAGAAATGAAAGCATAAAATTTATGtgctttgttttattattttgtgcaataCAGGATagaagaaattcagaaaaattgaatttttgctcATGCAATGAAAGTGTTGTTCCTTTGTGTATGTCAGGAagagtgaaattaaaaattttatgataatgagaaatgaaaaagaataacgCATTAAGTATTGTATACGGTGGACAACTTTAAAATCATTATAATTAATTTGGATCGCAAGATTTCATCACTGAATAAACCCCCGTATGCGTACTTATGCATTATTTAATGTATCATTAACATGAATATCTATGTGTTTGCACTATCATTTAAGACTAAATTTTTATCTTCACTTCGTATTTGCgtatttttgcacttttcttctttttggcAGTGTGATCGGAAAAcatgtaaacatatttttaagtagGTTTGAGGGGACAGAGACTAGTAAGAATCATATAGGGAGGTATAATCGCAAAAGCAACGTTAACGCGCTACATGTACGCTAGCTCGGAAACTGACGTTCGTCAAACAAGTCCCAAAAAGTTATACATTATTACATTATGACGATTTTACagatcattttagtttttaaggaggTATTAACGCAGGTTTTGAAATCTGCGTCCTGGTGCTGTATTACATACGTCGCAATGATGAGCCGTTCTGACCAGCTTTCATAGATCTATCATCGTTGTGACGTTTCaggaaatgttttgtaaaaattaaggtACAAAGTAACCAAATCGGAGTTTTACACATATCTGTGTTGTAATTAGATAAATCATGAATTTTTCTATACGTCCCaaatagaaatttcaaaatcatCTCCTTAAAAATGTTTCAGCACTGATCTAGAGCTACGAAATATCGACAGCTGAGTGTCAACGTTTGCCATGGGAGATCTTGTTAATTTTTATCAGAGCAATCTCAAAGCTTCGTAtgcataaaaaaatgttatttgataattattaaaaatctgTTGCAAAAATCAAAGATTCAAAAATTCACCTCATTTTTATAAAACATGTCTGTCAGATTAGAaacattaaaagatattttttaaatgtaaatcacATGAAACAGAACTATCAAGAAGTAAATAACTGCTAGATTTATTGTCTTGTTAAGTAGATATGCTAACATCATGAGTTTAacattaacaataaaaattcGAATAGCAATATCGAGCGCAAAATAAGCCACTCACAATATGGATATCGATCATTAGCGATCTCAAGTTGTGACATGAATCCTGCTACGGAAGGAGCTTATCTGGCGAGTATCATTTCCTGAAACTCATGTCCTCTGTATCAAAGCAAAAGATTCCTTGTTGTCATAGAAACCTTAAGTCCAGCATCCGCAGATAATAATTAATCGAGAAGGGATCTCTCTAAAACAGTATGGGGGAATTAATGCGTTTTGAATGCAAAGGACAGATTGCTCATTTTGGTCCAGACGGAAACTTCCTTGTTCAATATTACATCTTGAATATTCCTACCCCTTCTCTTCTCTGTTTTGAATTACCTTTAAAGCGTCAGAAAGTTAAATTATtggtttaaaatttgaaacatgtTAATTTCCTAATCTTTCTTCGTctgaaacaataaaattaatttcaatgaaacaattttctattttgataatccgagaaaataaaaacagacaaaaaaatcattaaaatagcacAATAAGAAGGTAAAACAGAGCAAGAAAGtagtaaaaagaatattttaaaaagtcctTTTATTTCTAGTTGTATCTTTGGATTCGATTTTATAAAGTGGCAGTTCTAAGCGAAATATAGAATACTTCGAGTAGTTCGATCCTCTCTACAGTAGTATtctaaaataatacattttaaaaatgttgggcTTAAATTTGGAGACGCATTAGAGGTTTTAACTCTCAGCACTATTACTTCTAACTGAAAATCTGGCTTTAATTTACAAAGAAATCACATAATAATATTTGTATGAATTAAAATCAGCTATGTATAAAcaaatatgtgttttaaaatactacgagtcaaaaaattaaaatgaatttaacttctagttctttaatgaacaaaataaaaaggcATGTTCATCTTTCTTTGCTTTGATTCCGttcttattttactctttttttttttaaatttgaccttgactttaaaatatgaaaaggtaCTTTTGAGACcctaaacacaaaaaaataattttaaacgtcagctttaaaatctattaattttattcctttgttttaaattacaaataccTTTATCGACgttcttttgcttaaaatatttaactgttttatcaagtatttgagcttaaaaaaataaaattcaagtttaAGGAGAAATACTGATTTTACGTGAAAATATCAACTTCTTCTATTGAAATTTGTTTCCTAAAAATAATAAGTAGTTCATTTGTTAATGTTAGCTGCAAAATTTTTTAGTACTAGCTCAATTGAGGTTCTTATAccaaaaaacctaattttaaaaatacgagagtttaattaatattctttttgtcggaaaaaaactgaatatactgaaaataaataagtactttTATTTAATGTACAATAGATTTTCTTTCACGAGGACGATTATATACACTTTCCTTGCGAAAGGAATTGGATTGCATATCAAATAAATAGATGtaatgtttaaatgaaaaaaaaataagaaaagcaatATTGAATCACTCTTTtacttgaaggggggggggacattgggAAAATTCGTCTCATTATATGTTGCTTTCTACATGTGGGTTATATGCAAAGCAGTACAGAGCGTTCAAAGGAGATCGACATTTAAAACAAAGTAAAGATGCAAGTGTACAATCTTATCACTGGTTACAGCATAAACGTACTTCTTTTAAGAATTTGCAAATAAATTGCTTTCATCTAATTTGTACCATAAATGAAAGCATGTAACAAAAACCTTATATATCTTTCAGGAATGTGTctctttaaattacatttttctgCAGCGGTATCGCGCTTGCAGTGAAATCATCCTACGGAAAGAGGGAATTTTTAACGCCTAATGCGTTAAGCTGATCTACGTTCCAATGTAATTGCATTACATAAAATGCCgtgatatttataaaatttactcAATCGCTGCAGTTCATTACGAAGCGTTCGGtgtctttaaaatctaaaaaaaaaagcttacaggAGGAAAATCTAATACGAAGTTCATTCGAAGGCTACAAATATAATAGATTAAGTGTTATTTCATTCTCTATGTTTTTAAGGAAAACAAGAAAGTAAGAAAATGGTCTCTCTGCCCATGGATGTTCCAGTCACTAGTTTCACAGACacttaaaatccccccccccttaaaatatattaaaagataagatttaaacttaaaaacatggggaaaggaaatttcgtgtcggagAAACTAGGGGGACACCAAGGAAATAAAGTTacttttcacacacacacacacaaaaaaaaaaaaaaaaggctagtgTAATGAAGCCAAAATATTTGTGTCTAAAGTTCTTTGGCGGTTAACTAATCAATTAGCTATTTTACTTCTAAGAATGCAACAATAATATTCTTGCAAATTTTAACTCTATTACCCTCAAAGATTATATTTGTTCACTTGCAGCTCTTAATAAAAACAGTAAgtatttaatagaaataaatggttcctaatttttaatataattggAATACTAAGTAAAATGTTCGAAACGTTTAGGAGGATGCTGCGGATGTTTGACGAAACTGCTTATCTTcatatatacactgtaaaaaaaaactgtaaattttgaagaagttgtccgtattttttacagaaaaaaactgttcgtaataaaatacaggatttctctgtttttttgaatctgtaaccagttatactttgtttttcttcgaatcttcgaaattttgcccgcgtgtttggattttcgttctcgtgctcgagtttttgatcttatatttatttaaagcgagtaagtcttaaatcgtttgcaacttccatttcattgcattctaatcaatattttattattatgtttttttgtcatctgttacagaggcatattcggaaatttacctttgtatacatgtatttcgtagtggtatagtaaatattgaaatggatttatgaaagtatagtttcattttttaatcttcataaaataataaatcagcttgaataaataataaaaatacggaagatttctgtaaaataaacggaagaaaactggcgtcctggctgacagtttttttctgtaaattttacggattttttttacagtgtacattcaTGTCCATAAATTAAGGATAATGAAGTTCAGGCAAAGAAAGAGACAGAATCAAAACAAATTTGACTTATttgtaaagtttatttattaaacaaaatgtaAAGAGCAAAAAAAGATGCTATATGTTGGACATAATtcataaaaattgcaatttttactcCTTGGAGCAGATTTCAAAAAAGAA contains:
- the LOC129217101 gene encoding uncharacterized protein LOC129217101 — protein: MSRQGKVPLPTTVGNAAVPGPVAQQAQQYLEQNIIAWMQPKPQGQQILSSTLSSFVTSGPSGAQTAMSQKAIQEHNLMQTHGGSKHQLSMMSPYSPIGGASSGPSVAGTSCMGMPPSCSSIPHSLSFSGYSHHSLIQGTSFSSPCPSTFGTAQPSAAASFFAR